The following proteins come from a genomic window of Deltaproteobacteria bacterium:
- a CDS encoding VCBS repeat-containing protein, producing MRPLLVAAALLSLSGCELLFNGEKKFADSGSSSGAASTGSTTTGSTTTTTTEGASSAGASSGSTSSASASSSSGSSSGSTSSGSSSSSSSASTGTSSTGSSSSSGSTGSSASSSGSSSGSTTTGTTTNGGTTGVSGIFDVQRLPMATGELVTCSNAADVDGVRGPDLLLGLDRGLATPRYGVELLLNTGDGGFVDGGFLSTSGPVTGAQRTFTDGLPTIAVSVQMVSVQVASAPWTATGLGALRSDLLPGLGPCDDVEPLGNDLVLACQNGTAVAHWVDGALADGGNAFVEANFWHQVSAPILSAASGDLDGDGLSDLVWLDGAQLRVVVQSADAGFNIGSNAPCGGLDSLDGNIFVADLTGDGTQDMASAADQNFPDGGGASFHLFIGSGNNSPNCGTDAEQGDTPSLAIAHGIFLSGYLDVAALELTSGGAQVQLWVNDGANQPTFVDGGVVTIPSSGVVNAASLHVVDLDGDAQDDIVASDTGSEVWLLYHHH from the coding sequence ATGCGCCCCCTCCTCGTCGCCGCCGCGCTGCTCTCGCTCTCTGGCTGTGAGCTCCTCTTCAACGGCGAGAAGAAGTTCGCGGACAGCGGATCCAGCTCGGGCGCCGCCAGCACCGGCTCGACCACCACCGGCTCGACCACGACCACCACCACCGAGGGCGCGTCGAGCGCCGGCGCAAGCAGCGGCTCCACCAGCTCCGCGAGCGCGAGCAGCAGCTCGGGCTCGTCCAGCGGGTCCACCAGCAGCGGGAGCAGCTCCAGCTCGTCGAGCGCGTCCACCGGCACCAGCAGCACCGGCAGCAGCTCGAGCTCCGGCTCGACCGGCTCCAGCGCCAGCAGCAGCGGCTCGAGCTCCGGCTCGACCACCACCGGCACCACCACGAACGGCGGCACCACGGGCGTGTCGGGAATCTTCGACGTGCAGCGGCTGCCCATGGCAACCGGCGAGCTGGTGACCTGCAGCAACGCGGCCGACGTCGATGGCGTGCGCGGGCCGGACCTCCTGCTCGGCCTCGACCGCGGGCTCGCCACCCCGCGCTACGGCGTGGAGCTGCTGCTCAACACCGGAGATGGCGGCTTCGTCGACGGCGGCTTCCTCTCGACGTCGGGCCCGGTCACCGGTGCGCAGCGGACCTTCACCGACGGGCTCCCCACCATCGCGGTCTCGGTGCAGATGGTGTCGGTGCAGGTCGCTTCGGCGCCCTGGACCGCGACGGGCCTGGGCGCGCTCCGCTCGGACCTCCTCCCGGGGCTGGGCCCCTGCGACGACGTCGAGCCTCTGGGCAACGACCTGGTGCTCGCCTGCCAGAACGGCACCGCGGTCGCCCACTGGGTCGACGGCGCCCTCGCCGACGGGGGCAACGCCTTCGTGGAAGCGAACTTCTGGCACCAGGTCTCGGCGCCGATCCTCAGCGCCGCGAGCGGCGACCTCGACGGCGACGGGCTGAGCGACCTGGTGTGGCTCGACGGCGCGCAGCTCCGGGTGGTGGTGCAGTCCGCCGATGCGGGCTTCAACATCGGGAGCAACGCCCCCTGCGGCGGCCTGGACAGCCTCGACGGCAACATCTTCGTGGCGGACCTGACCGGCGACGGCACCCAGGACATGGCCAGCGCGGCGGACCAGAACTTCCCCGACGGCGGCGGCGCGAGCTTTCACCTCTTCATTGGCAGCGGCAACAACTCGCCCAACTGCGGCACCGACGCCGAGCAGGGCGACACCCCCTCGCTGGCCATCGCCCACGGCATCTTCCTCAGCGGCTACCTCGACGTGGCCGCGCTCGAGCTGACGTCGGGCGGGGCGCAGGTGCAGCTCTGGGTGAACGACGGAGCAAACCAGCCCACCTTCGTCGATGGCGGCGTGGTCACCATCCCCTCGAGCGGCGTGGTGAACGCCGCCAGCCTCCACGTCGTCGATCTGGATGGCGACGCGCAGGATGACATCGTGGCCAGCGACACCGGGTCCGAGGTGTGGCTGCTCTACCACCACCACTAG
- a CDS encoding MOSC domain-containing protein codes for MAKLVSVNVGLPRDLSWRGKTVHTGIWKSAVAGRVHARTLNLEGDGQGDLLGHGGVHRAVYVYQLASYRHWEAQLRRSDFTFGQFGENFTVDGLPDDEVCVGDQFEIGSAVFEVSAPRVTCYRVGIRLDEPRMAALLTASGRPGFYLRVLREGDVGAGDEITLVGQAKERMTIAEVNALLYSPHHPREKLEKALRLPALSPGWKGSFQALLENRGSGNAGLAPAYASRPARPGFAPHRVMRVQQEAVDVLSFDLAPPADAELPAALPGQFIVLRLRTDPTKPPLFRSYSLSGLPSAEVRRISVKLEPHGVAGAFLSQKVRVGDTLDASAPRGSFVLQPGKGPVVLLSAGIGATPVMAMLHALVAESSEREVWWLHAARNKRGHAFAAESRALVKALKRCHGQVLYSRPEGGDRLGVDFDRPGHFDAGVFAALGVPTAAEVYLCGPSAFNEAMTATLAVLGVAPERVHTEIFAGGSPLNPGVVAGPRRAPHLPEGAPATGPMVSFARSGLSTRWDPTRYRSLLELAEACDVPVRWSCRTGVCHNCESGLLLGEVAYDPEPLDAPAEGNVLVCCSRPKGDVVVDV; via the coding sequence GTGGCGAAGTTGGTTTCGGTCAACGTCGGCTTGCCGCGGGACCTCTCCTGGCGAGGGAAGACGGTCCACACCGGCATCTGGAAGAGCGCAGTCGCCGGCCGGGTGCACGCGCGCACGCTCAACCTCGAGGGCGACGGCCAGGGCGATCTCCTGGGCCACGGCGGCGTGCACCGCGCGGTCTACGTCTACCAGCTGGCCTCGTACCGGCACTGGGAAGCGCAGCTCCGCCGCAGTGACTTCACGTTTGGACAATTTGGCGAGAACTTCACCGTCGACGGCCTGCCCGACGACGAGGTCTGCGTGGGCGACCAATTCGAGATCGGCTCGGCGGTCTTCGAGGTCAGCGCGCCGCGGGTGACCTGCTACCGCGTGGGCATCCGCCTCGACGAGCCGCGCATGGCCGCCCTGCTCACCGCCAGCGGTCGGCCCGGCTTCTACTTGCGGGTGCTCCGCGAAGGCGACGTCGGCGCCGGCGACGAGATCACGCTCGTCGGCCAGGCGAAGGAGCGCATGACCATCGCCGAGGTGAACGCCCTGCTCTACTCGCCCCATCACCCGCGGGAGAAGTTGGAGAAGGCGCTGCGGCTCCCCGCGCTCTCGCCCGGGTGGAAGGGCTCGTTCCAGGCGCTGCTCGAGAATCGCGGGAGCGGAAACGCCGGGCTGGCGCCCGCGTACGCGTCGCGTCCCGCGCGGCCAGGGTTCGCGCCGCACCGGGTGATGCGCGTGCAGCAAGAGGCCGTCGACGTGCTCTCGTTCGACCTCGCGCCACCTGCGGACGCGGAGCTCCCTGCTGCGTTGCCGGGGCAGTTCATCGTGCTGCGACTCCGGACTGATCCGACCAAGCCGCCCCTCTTCCGCAGCTACTCGCTCTCCGGGCTGCCGTCGGCCGAGGTGCGGCGCATCAGCGTGAAGCTCGAGCCGCACGGCGTGGCGGGCGCGTTCCTGAGTCAGAAGGTCCGCGTGGGCGACACCCTGGACGCGAGCGCTCCGCGGGGAAGCTTCGTGCTCCAGCCCGGGAAGGGACCGGTGGTGCTCTTGAGCGCGGGCATCGGCGCGACCCCGGTGATGGCCATGCTGCATGCGCTCGTGGCTGAGTCTTCAGAGCGCGAGGTGTGGTGGCTGCACGCCGCGCGCAACAAGCGCGGGCATGCGTTCGCTGCGGAGTCGCGCGCGCTGGTGAAGGCGCTGAAGCGCTGCCACGGCCAGGTGCTCTACAGCCGTCCGGAAGGCGGGGATCGGCTGGGCGTCGACTTCGATCGTCCGGGGCACTTCGACGCGGGCGTGTTCGCGGCGCTCGGCGTTCCGACTGCGGCCGAGGTCTACCTGTGCGGCCCCAGCGCCTTCAACGAGGCGATGACGGCCACGCTGGCCGTGCTGGGCGTCGCGCCGGAGCGGGTGCACACGGAGATCTTCGCGGGCGGCTCTCCGCTCAACCCGGGCGTGGTGGCGGGACCGAGGCGCGCGCCGCATCTGCCCGAGGGCGCGCCAGCGACGGGGCCGATGGTGTCGTTCGCGCGGAGCGGGTTGAGCACGCGTTGGGACCCGACTCGATATCGCAGCCTGCTCGAGCTCGCCGAGGCGTGTGATGTGCCCGTGCGTTGGTCGTGCCGGACGGGCGTGTGTCACAACTGCGAGAGCGGCCTGCTGCTCGGCGAGGTGGCGTATGACCCCGAGCCACTCGACGCGCCCGCGGAGGGGAATGTGCTGGTGTGCTGCTCGCGGCCGAAGGGGGATGTGGTCGTGGATGTCTGA
- a CDS encoding neutral zinc metallopeptidase, translated as MRGDDNYDSSDVEDRRSDRAPRESGGGGLGLLFDLIYWLGWKRGLVVFGLIGAASYLLGPVLGGGSAGPAQHAGHDEARAFVGYVLDDVQKTWADRVPNYRRAKVVLYADATTTGCGMGESAVGPFYCPNDERVYLDVTFFEELRTRFGAPGNFAQAYVIAHELGHHLQKLDGTSDRVQHASRSQLQGEGGLSVKLELQADCYAGVWAASAEKRGLLEPGDLDQAITAAASVGDDRLQRQATGTVQPETWTHGSSAERKHWFRAGHDSGELRACDTFH; from the coding sequence ATGCGCGGCGACGACAACTACGACAGCTCCGACGTCGAAGATCGCCGCAGCGACCGCGCTCCTCGGGAATCCGGCGGCGGCGGCCTGGGCCTGCTCTTCGATCTCATCTACTGGCTGGGCTGGAAGCGCGGCCTGGTGGTCTTCGGCCTGATCGGGGCCGCGAGCTACCTCCTCGGCCCCGTGCTTGGCGGCGGCTCGGCGGGTCCAGCGCAGCACGCGGGCCACGACGAGGCGCGCGCGTTCGTGGGCTACGTCCTCGACGACGTGCAGAAGACCTGGGCCGACCGCGTGCCCAACTATCGCCGCGCCAAGGTCGTGCTCTACGCCGACGCCACCACCACCGGCTGCGGCATGGGTGAATCGGCGGTCGGGCCGTTCTACTGCCCCAACGACGAGCGCGTGTACCTCGACGTCACCTTCTTCGAGGAGCTGCGCACCCGCTTCGGCGCCCCGGGAAACTTCGCGCAGGCGTACGTGATCGCGCACGAGCTGGGGCACCACCTGCAGAAGCTCGACGGCACCTCGGACCGCGTGCAGCACGCCAGCCGCTCGCAGCTCCAGGGCGAAGGCGGGCTCTCGGTGAAGCTGGAGCTGCAGGCGGATTGCTACGCGGGCGTGTGGGCGGCGTCGGCGGAGAAGCGCGGGCTGCTCGAGCCGGGCGACCTCGACCAGGCGATCACCGCGGCGGCGTCCGTCGGCGACGACCGGCTGCAGCGCCAGGCGACGGGCACGGTGCAGCCGGAGACCTGGACGCACGGCTCATCTGCGGAGCGGAAGCACTGGTTCCGCGCGGGACATGACTCGGGCGAGCTGAGGGCGTGTGACACGTTCCACTAG
- a CDS encoding sigma-70 family RNA polymerase sigma factor, giving the protein MGDAKDTWLEPALLDAESRWPQVRFRSDETRAAFSRTLDRRSTDSRQPAAAAELLLASACAAGDEAALTAVDALLALEVARAVRPIAAELVDDVAQLVRERLFVGTPPRIADYAGDGPLGAWLRAVAVRTALNAKRPAEREEPIGSTPDQPLADPDPELALLRARYRESFRAAFAQAIAALSLRERTVLRLATLDGLSLARIGAMYRKDASTISRWLAETRQSLLAATRARLAAELGTPSSELDSLMRAADSELTVSLARLLASAKP; this is encoded by the coding sequence ATGGGCGACGCGAAAGACACCTGGCTCGAGCCCGCACTGCTCGACGCGGAGTCGCGCTGGCCGCAGGTGCGCTTCCGCTCCGACGAAACCCGCGCGGCGTTTTCGCGCACGCTGGATCGACGCTCGACCGATTCGCGCCAACCGGCTGCCGCAGCCGAGCTCCTGCTCGCGTCGGCGTGCGCCGCGGGCGACGAGGCCGCGCTCACCGCGGTCGACGCGCTGCTCGCGCTCGAGGTGGCGCGCGCGGTGCGGCCGATTGCGGCGGAGCTGGTCGACGACGTGGCCCAGCTGGTCCGCGAGCGGCTCTTCGTGGGAACGCCGCCGCGCATCGCCGACTACGCGGGCGACGGTCCACTCGGCGCGTGGCTGCGTGCGGTCGCGGTGAGGACCGCGCTCAACGCCAAGCGTCCCGCCGAACGCGAGGAGCCCATCGGCTCGACGCCGGACCAGCCGCTCGCCGATCCCGACCCCGAGCTGGCCTTGCTGCGCGCGCGTTACCGCGAGTCGTTCCGCGCGGCGTTCGCTCAGGCCATCGCCGCGCTGTCGCTGCGCGAGCGCACCGTGCTCCGCCTCGCCACGCTCGACGGCCTGAGCCTCGCGCGCATCGGCGCCATGTATCGCAAGGACGCGTCCACCATCTCGCGCTGGCTGGCCGAGACGCGCCAGTCCCTCCTTGCTGCTACCCGTGCGCGGCTCGCCGCTGAGCTCGGCACGCCCAGCAGCGAGCTCGACAGCCTCATGCGCGCGGCGGACAGCGAGCTCACGGTGAGCTTGGCGCGGCTGCTGGCGTCGGCGAAGCCGTAG
- a CDS encoding pilus assembly protein N-terminal domain-containing protein has translation MNRNLSCLAAVAVVLFAVPAFAAEGTAQPPLTLRAGQNLVLDVADISKIAVGDPGVADIKPIGENSLLVVGVKEGKTSIRVWKSNKEVLTWEVTVTRADAKSAPTPGAEIVSLKVGAKTSKSAPNLSRVAVGDPAIADVKPTDAGIDIQGKAPGSTTIVLWVEGGSRKVIEVQVSP, from the coding sequence ATGAACCGAAACCTGTCCTGTCTCGCTGCCGTCGCCGTCGTCCTCTTCGCCGTCCCCGCCTTCGCCGCCGAGGGCACCGCCCAGCCGCCGCTCACCCTCCGCGCTGGCCAGAACCTGGTGCTCGACGTCGCGGACATCTCGAAGATCGCAGTGGGCGATCCCGGCGTCGCCGACATCAAGCCCATCGGCGAGAACAGCCTGCTCGTGGTGGGCGTGAAGGAAGGCAAGACCTCCATCCGCGTGTGGAAGTCGAACAAGGAGGTGCTCACCTGGGAGGTGACGGTCACCCGCGCCGATGCGAAGTCGGCGCCCACGCCCGGTGCGGAGATCGTGAGCCTGAAGGTCGGCGCCAAGACCTCCAAGTCCGCGCCCAACCTCTCGCGCGTGGCCGTGGGCGATCCCGCGATCGCCGACGTGAAGCCCACCGACGCCGGCATCGACATCCAGGGCAAGGCGCCGGGCAGCACCACCATCGTCCTCTGGGTCGAGGGCGGGTCGCGCAAGGTGATCGAGGTGCAGGTGTCGCCGTAG
- a CDS encoding protein kinase, producing MSALPSGCPDENVLLRVALGTSADAELALVEAHLDTCDRCRRTLVAAASEVASPPPRAAASLQHGEQVGRYVVEEILGVGGMGVVYAARDPSLDRRVAIKVMRNPEHEPSGARLRREAQAMAKLAHANVVPVFELGEWNGKLFLAMELVEGQTLEIWRRGKPSPELLVQAFIDAGRGLAAAHAAGVVHRDFKPANVLLGKDGRARVTDFGLARPDGAPLEPRAFSEPMPVELTRTGAMLGTLAYMAPEQLEGKPADARSDQFAWCIGLAEALTGKRPFDGTDAASLHASIARGPRLDGVPTAIRRVLARGLSIDPASRFPSMDALLDALEATQRRRIARWVAGGAIALLGVVMAAVLVSAQKPVASLDAPAVVDASAMRAEPMPADGTIRVTAGVVKRLWIPGLARVAVGDSEISDVSVAGENVLEIVGKRAGHTSVVATSGTETKRWELEVAPAGPTRSTLKLRVGNQEVIDTVGTEKLAIGDPDIADIKPIGERQVLVVGMKAGSTELTIWEVGGGRRQVAIDVAGP from the coding sequence ATGTCCGCGCTGCCTTCGGGCTGCCCCGACGAGAACGTGCTGCTCCGCGTCGCGCTTGGCACCAGCGCCGACGCGGAGCTCGCGCTCGTGGAGGCGCACCTCGACACCTGCGATCGCTGCCGGCGCACGCTCGTCGCCGCGGCCAGTGAAGTCGCCTCGCCTCCGCCCCGCGCTGCCGCCAGCCTGCAGCACGGCGAGCAGGTGGGCCGCTACGTCGTCGAAGAGATCCTCGGCGTGGGCGGCATGGGCGTGGTGTACGCCGCGCGCGATCCCAGCCTCGACCGCCGCGTGGCCATCAAGGTCATGCGCAACCCGGAGCACGAGCCGAGCGGCGCGCGGCTCCGACGCGAAGCGCAGGCCATGGCCAAGCTCGCGCACGCCAACGTGGTGCCGGTGTTCGAGCTGGGCGAGTGGAACGGGAAGCTCTTCCTGGCCATGGAGCTGGTGGAGGGCCAGACGCTGGAGATCTGGCGGCGAGGAAAGCCATCGCCGGAGCTCCTGGTGCAGGCCTTCATCGACGCCGGTCGCGGATTGGCGGCGGCGCACGCGGCGGGCGTGGTGCACCGCGACTTCAAGCCGGCCAACGTGCTCCTGGGCAAGGACGGCCGCGCGCGCGTGACCGACTTTGGGCTCGCCCGTCCCGACGGCGCACCGCTCGAGCCCCGCGCGTTCAGCGAGCCGATGCCGGTAGAGCTCACGCGCACGGGCGCGATGCTCGGCACCCTCGCGTACATGGCGCCGGAGCAGCTCGAGGGAAAGCCCGCCGACGCGCGAAGTGATCAGTTCGCGTGGTGCATCGGCCTTGCGGAGGCGCTCACCGGGAAGCGGCCGTTCGACGGGACGGACGCGGCGTCGCTGCACGCTTCGATCGCGCGAGGCCCGCGGCTCGACGGTGTGCCGACCGCGATTCGTCGCGTGCTCGCGCGCGGGCTTTCGATCGACCCGGCTTCGCGATTTCCCTCGATGGATGCGCTGCTCGATGCGCTCGAGGCCACACAGCGTCGGCGGATCGCGCGTTGGGTTGCGGGTGGTGCAATCGCGCTGCTCGGCGTGGTGATGGCAGCGGTCCTCGTGTCCGCGCAGAAGCCTGTCGCCTCGCTCGACGCGCCGGCAGTCGTCGACGCGAGCGCGATGCGCGCCGAGCCGATGCCCGCCGACGGGACCATTCGCGTGACGGCAGGCGTCGTGAAGCGGCTGTGGATCCCCGGGCTGGCGCGCGTGGCCGTCGGCGACTCGGAGATCTCCGATGTGAGCGTCGCCGGTGAGAACGTGCTCGAGATCGTGGGCAAGCGCGCGGGACACACTTCTGTGGTGGCCACCAGCGGCACCGAGACGAAGCGCTGGGAGCTCGAGGTCGCCCCGGCGGGGCCCACGCGCTCGACGTTGAAGTTGCGCGTCGGGAATCAGGAGGTGATCGACACCGTCGGGACCGAGAAGCTGGCCATCGGCGATCCCGACATCGCGGACATCAAGCCCATCGGCGAGCGGCAGGTGCTCGTCGTGGGCATGAAGGCAGGAAGTACGGAGCTGACGATTTGGGAAGTTGGCGGCGGGCGGAGGCAGGTGGCGATCGACGTGGCGGGGCCGTAG
- a CDS encoding ankyrin repeat domain-containing protein encodes MSTERSISSHRTRFVTVALSLLPLLGCPVHEEALPFGLCKLYDAPALDAAIAKGLNVNAGCCDEHMIGECSVPRPNSTLLVHAIESKRADAVRVLLAHGADVNAPSSTGLPLGIAISMGQAEVVEQLLAKGVNDASRDQGLHMAAHAGQVDAGKRLITMQPAAQRGAACALLECSVVPELVQQGRPELPRQRELLLWAIQNCPDPNLKCEGDEHLFTQIARDDANAPLVEALLAKGADVNAPERNNRTVKEYLRHFNDYDSRPRIKALLEATH; translated from the coding sequence ATGTCGACCGAACGCTCAATCTCGTCGCACCGCACACGCTTCGTGACCGTCGCGCTCAGCCTGCTGCCGCTGCTGGGCTGCCCCGTCCACGAAGAGGCGCTGCCCTTCGGCCTCTGCAAGCTCTACGACGCCCCCGCGCTCGACGCGGCCATCGCCAAGGGCCTCAACGTCAACGCCGGCTGCTGCGACGAGCACATGATTGGCGAGTGCTCGGTCCCGCGACCGAACTCGACGCTGTTGGTCCACGCCATCGAGTCGAAGCGAGCCGATGCGGTGAGGGTGCTTCTCGCCCACGGCGCCGATGTGAATGCGCCCTCGAGCACGGGCCTTCCGCTCGGCATCGCGATTTCGATGGGGCAAGCGGAGGTGGTGGAGCAGCTGCTTGCGAAGGGCGTGAACGACGCCTCGCGCGATCAGGGCCTGCACATGGCCGCGCACGCGGGTCAGGTCGACGCCGGCAAGCGCCTCATCACCATGCAGCCCGCGGCGCAGCGAGGCGCGGCCTGCGCGTTGCTCGAGTGCAGCGTGGTCCCCGAGCTGGTGCAGCAAGGGCGCCCCGAGCTGCCGCGGCAGCGCGAGCTCTTGCTCTGGGCCATCCAGAATTGCCCCGATCCCAACTTGAAGTGTGAAGGCGACGAGCACCTCTTCACGCAGATCGCGCGCGACGATGCCAACGCGCCGCTCGTCGAAGCGCTGCTCGCGAAGGGCGCCGACGTGAATGCGCCAGAGCGGAACAACCGCACGGTGAAGGAGTACCTGCGGCACTTCAACGACTACGACTCGCGGCCGCGCATCAAGGCGCTGCTCGAGGCAACGCACTGA
- a CDS encoding YdeI/OmpD-associated family protein: MAKKAAQKTSPKVDKFFSWHEGGWVDEIKALRAIALDSGLDEDLKWGWPCYAFEGGNVVLIHAFKEYVAYLFFKGAILDDPEGILIQQTENVQAARQIRLKSLAEIKKNKKVLADYIERALKLEKAGLKVKLKKHSEYTVPEELQKALDDNPALERAFEALTPGRQRGYIYYVSQAKQSKTREDRVKKHTPRILAGKGIDD, encoded by the coding sequence ATGGCCAAGAAAGCCGCTCAAAAGACCAGCCCCAAGGTCGACAAGTTCTTCAGCTGGCACGAGGGCGGCTGGGTCGACGAGATCAAAGCGCTGCGCGCCATCGCCCTCGACTCCGGGCTCGACGAGGACCTCAAGTGGGGCTGGCCCTGCTACGCGTTCGAGGGCGGGAACGTGGTCCTGATTCATGCCTTCAAAGAGTACGTCGCGTACTTGTTCTTCAAGGGCGCCATCCTCGACGACCCCGAGGGCATCCTCATCCAGCAGACGGAGAACGTGCAGGCCGCGCGTCAGATCCGGCTCAAGAGCCTTGCCGAGATCAAGAAGAACAAGAAGGTCCTGGCCGACTACATCGAGCGCGCGCTCAAGCTCGAGAAAGCCGGCTTGAAGGTGAAGCTGAAGAAGCACTCCGAGTACACGGTGCCGGAGGAGCTTCAGAAGGCGCTCGACGACAACCCGGCCCTGGAGCGCGCGTTCGAGGCCCTCACGCCTGGCCGGCAGCGTGGATATATTTATTATGTTTCACAGGCTAAACAGTCGAAGACGCGTGAGGACCGCGTGAAGAAGCACACGCCGCGGATCCTCGCCGGCAAGGGCATCGACGACTGA